A region of the Thermoanaerobaculum aquaticum genome:
CCTCAACGGCCTGGTGAGCAGCGCCGATCCCCAGGGAACCTGGGTGCCGGAGGCCTATGCCCAGGAGTTCCGCGCCTACCAGCATCGACCCCTTCCCCCCTTTGGGCTGGTGCTGGCGATCCGTAGCTCCTACCCGGTGGTTTTGGAGGTGCTTCCCGGTTCGGCGGCGGCGGAAGCGGGTTTGCGGCCTGGGGAGCTCATCGAGCGCATTGGCGACCAGCCGGTGCGGGCGCGGCCTCCCTGGCGGGCATTTACCGCCCTGGAAAGGGCCGAACGCCAGGGCGAAGCGGTGGCTGTGGATGTCATCGCCCACGACCTCTCGGGCAAGCGCCCGGTGCGCCTGCAGCCCGGCAAACCCGGCGATCCTTCCCCCCAGGTGACGCTGCGGGAAGGGGTGGCCGTGGTTCGCCTCCCGGTGGTGACCCAGTTCCAGGTGGCGCGTCTGGCAGGCCTCTTGCCTTCTCCCGACACGCCGGTGGTGCTGGACCTGCGGGGCACGGCCCTGGGTGACCCGGAAGGGGTGGTGGAAGCCGCCAGCCTGCTTTTAGGCGGTGAGGTGCAGCTTCCCTTGGCTGCCCGCGGCGGTTCGACCAAGCCGGTGTCCGCGTCCAAGCCACCCACCGGTCGCAAGGTAGTCGTGTGCGTGGACCACACCACCGCCCGGGCCGGGGAGTGGTTGGCCTTTGCCCTGAGCCAAAGGGGTGTGGCCACCGTGGGCATGGAAACCTTTGGGGATACCGGCTTGCGGGTGCCCACCAGGGTAGCCGATGGTGAGCTTTGGGTGGCCCGCCACTTCTTGCTGAACCAGGAGCAAAAGCCCATCCTCGGACGGGGGTTGAAGCCCACCACGCCGGTGCGACCCAGCCTGGAGGGGGACGCCATCCTGGAAAAGGCCCTGGAGCTAGCCCGTGGCGAAGAAAAGGCCAAGGCCGCCTAAAGTTAGGCCAACACGGTCCAAAAGCTCAACCGCTTCCCCGAGCGCCTTCCGCACGCTTTTAGCGGTTTTGCTGCTGGCAGGGGTTGGGTTGGCCCTCTGGTGGGTAGCCTCCGGACGGGGCGTGCGTCAGGGGGACGACGCCTCGCGGCTGGAACATGCGGTGCGGCAGGTGCTTGCCCGGGTGGGGGCAGAAGCGGCCACGCTAAGTTGGGAAACGGGGCAGGATGCGCTGCCCACGCTGGCCGTTCAAATCTCCCCCGAGGGTAAGTTTTCGCTGCAACGCTTGACCCTGGAGCTGGAAGCGGCCTTCCACAACCTGGGGGGTGAGCTCAAAGCGCTTCCGGTTCTGGAAGCCGGCGGGTACGGCCGGGCGGCTTTCCAGGGGCTTCTGGGGAGGGCCCGTTTGCGGCTGGTGGTGTTGCGGGAGGCCGCGCCTCCACCTCCAGCGAAACCCAAGCCCAAGGGCGACAAACCCGGAAAGCTCGCCGTGATTCTCGATGATGCCGGTTATTCCGAGGCGGCGGTGGCCTCCCTGGCTACCCTGCCCCCCCAGGTAGCGGTGGCGGTGCTCCCCAACGCCCCGGCCTCGGCGGCGGTGGCCGAAGCCCTGCGAGCCCAGGGCCGAGAGCTCCTCCTGCACATGCCCATGGAGCCTGAAGGCAACGGCGCCAACCCTGGGGACGACGCGCTGGTGGTGGGGCTGGAGCCCGGGGAAGTGCGCGCCAGGCTGGAAAGGGCGCTGGCGGTGGTGGGTCCGGTGGCGGGGGTGAACAACCACATGGGCTCGCGGGCCACCAGCGATGCGGAGCTCATGCGGCACTTCATGAAGGCTCTGGCCGGGCGCGGCTTGTACTTTTTGGACTCCCGCACCACACCGGCTTCGGTGGCGGCAAGCTTGGCGCGGGAAGCGGGGATTCGCACCTTGCGCCGCGACGTGTTTTTGGACGTGGTGGAGGACGAAGGGGCCGTTCGCTCCGCCCTCGCCACCGCTGCGTCTTTAGCCCGCAGCAAAGGGCAAGCGGTGGCCATCGGCCACGTGCACCCCCTCACCTTGCGCGTGCTTCACGAGGAGCTTTCGCGCCTTTCCGGGGTGACGCTGGTGAGGCCTTCGGCCTTGGCTCACTAGCCAGCTACGAGCTGTGGATCTCGATGCGGCTTTCCACCTTGCAGTCGGGGCGCAGGGAGGCCAGGGCCGAGCAGTAGGTTTGATGGGAAAGCTCCACGGCCCTTTGGACCTTTTCCGGCGTGAGGCCTTCACCCCAAAGGTGGTAAACGATGGAAATGCCGGTGAAGTACTTGGGGTGGCTTTCGGCACGGGTGCCCACGATTTCCACCTCCAGGCGGGCCAGGTGCTGGCGCATCTTTTCGAGGATGGCCACCACGTCCATGGCGGTGCAACCGGCAATGCCCATCAGCATCACCTCCATGGGCGCTGGGCCTGCTTGGTTGGGGCGGGATGGGGAATCCAGCACGATCTTGCGGCCCGAGCCGCTTTCCGCTTCAAAGCGCAAACCTTCCTGCCAGCGTAACGTTGCCTTGGTTTGTTCGGCCATCGGTTACCTCCCGGGGCGAAAAGTATACCTGGGCGGCGGGGGCGCTCAGGAGGCCAGCTCCTGGCGGGAAAAGAGCGAAAAGAAAACCCCTCGCCGGGCCAGCAGCTGGCTGTGGCTCCCCTCTTCCACCAGCCGTCCGCGGTGGAAGACCAGCACCCGCGGGCAAAGCTGGGTGGTGGCCAGCCGGTGGGCAATGACCATGGCGGTGCGGCCGGCCAGCAGGCGCTCCAGGGCCTTTTGGATGCGGGCTTCGGTGAGGGGGTCCACGGAAGCGGTGGCTTCGTCGAGGATGACGAACTCGGGATCCCCCACCAGGGCGCGGGCAAAGGCCACCAGCTGCCTTTCCCCTACGGAAAGCCCGGTTCCCCTTTCCCCCAGCACGGTGTCCAAACCCAGAGGCAAGCGCTCCAGAAGCTCCCGGGCTTGCACTTGCTCCAGGGCCCAAAGGATGCGCTGGTCGGAAATGCCCGGGCGCCCCAGGGAAACGTTGTCACGGATGGTTCCGGCAAAGCAGTCCACGTCCTGGAGCACCACCGCAAAGCGGGAACGCAGCTCGGAGCGCCGCCAGTGGCGTACGTCCACCCCGTCCACCAGCACCTCCCCCGCCTGCGGGTCGTAAAAGCGCAAGAGCAGGTTCACCAGCGTGCTCTTGCCGGCACCGGTGTGCCCCACCACCGCCACCCGCTCGCCGGCCTGCACCGCAAAGCTCACCTCCCGCAGGGCGGGTGGGTCGTGGGGGTCGTAGGCAAAGGTCACGTGGCGAAACTCCAGGCTACCTTGCCGGGGAGGGCTTACCGGGTGAGGCGGATCGGCAAGTTCAGGCTTTGTGGCCAGAAGCTCGCGGAGGCGCACGGAAGCGGCGAAGGAAGCTTGCAGCACGTTGTAGTTTTCGGCAAGGTCACCGATGGGGCGGTAAAAGCGCTGCACGTATTGCACAAAAAGGCCACCAGCACGCCAAAGGAAACCAAGCCCTTTTGGCTCCAGCCGGCGCCAAAGTAAATGATCCCGCCGATGCCCAGAGCCGTAAGCAGCTCTACGGTGGGGTAAAAAACCGCGTAGTAAAAGATGCCGCGGATGTTGGCGTCGCGGTGTTCGGCGTCAAGCCTGGTAAATCGCCGGGCGCTTTCCCCTTGCGCCCGCAGCACCTGAACCACGGCAATGCCGGCCAGGTGCTCCTGGATGTGGGTGTTCACCGCTGCCAGCTTGGTGCGCACCTCCAGGTACACCGCCCGGGCGTGCCGGCGAAACCAGATGGCCAGAAGCACCAAAAGCGGCAAAACTGCGAAGGACACCAGAGCCAGGCGCGGGGAAAGGGAAAAGAGCACAACCACGATGCCCAAAAGCAGCAGGGTGTCGGCCAGGATGTCCACCAGCCCCGAGGTGAAAAGCTCGTTCACCGCGTCCACGTCGGAGGTCAAGCGGGTGATGATGCGGCCGGCAGGGGTGCGGTGAAAGTAGCTCAAGTCCAGGGTTTGAAGATGGGCAAAAAGCCGGTCCCGCAGGTCCCGCATCACCAGCTGGCCGGTGGTAAGCATGCTGCGTGCTTGCACCACCAGGAGCGCCGAACCCAGGCCCAAAGCCAGAAAGTAAAGCAGCGCCAGGCTCACAAAGCCCGCACTGCCGCTCTGCGGCAGGCCAAGCCAGGAGAGCACCGCCGCCACCCGCCGGGCGGTGGCGGAAGGTTCGGGCTTAACGTAAAGGTCCACCGCGGCGGCGGTGAGCAGCGGACCCACCACCTGCAGCAGCGCACCTACCGTGACCAGCAGGGTGGAGGTCAGCATGCGGTAGCGGTAGGGGTAGGCCCAGCGCAAGAGCCAGCGGAGGGCTGACCCGCGCTCGTGGGCTTCTGGACCCGGGAGGCTTTCACTCATGGGCCAGCATCCGCGGGCGTGGCGTCCAGGGGTGGGACCAGCGGCTTGCCCAGCAGGCGTCCCAGTTTTTGTCCCGCTGCCAGAAGCTGCAGCAGGCGGAAACGCGCTGCCACCAGCCGGCGACCAGGCCGGAGAACATCGGCAGCCAGCAGCGAAACGATGGCGGCGGGGATTTGCAGCACCGGCCTGGGGTTGAAAAAGAACGGCAGGAAGTCCTGATCGTAGTAGGAGCGGATGAAGGAGAAAAAGGTCTTCTGCAAACTGCGGGTGAGGGACACCGTGGGGGCCAAATCCGCAGCGTCTATCCGGCCGTGGCGGTGCAGGGCCTCGGTCACATCTTCCGCTGCCGAAGCCGCGGTGGTGGTGGCAATAAAAACACCGGTGGAAAAGATGGGGTCCAAAAAGCCGGCGGCGTCGCCAATGAGGCAAAACCCGTCACCCGCCAGCTTGGTGACCCGGTAGGAAAAATTCTGGATGGCCGAAAACGGCAAAATCGGCGAGGCGTTGGCGAGCCTCCTGGCTGCTTCCGGGGTTTCCTCCACGGCGCGCTGGAAAACCTCCTGCGGTGCCTTGCCTTGCGCTTGCCAAAACGCGACGTCCAGCACTGCACCGACCGAAACCGTATCGTCGGCAAAGGGGATGAACCAAAACCAGCCGGCTTTGGTGAGGACGATGGTGATGTTGCCGCTGGACTCGCCGGGGGGCAGCCAGACCCCGCGAAAATGGCTCACCGCGGCTACTTTCTTGTGCTTGGGGTAGGGGAAGCGCCAGCCCATGCGGGTGGCCAGGAACGCCTTTTGCCCTGAGGCATCCAGAAAGGCGCGAAAGCGAAAGAGGTGTTGCTGCCCCTCCGGGTCCCGCACCCACATCCCGGTAAGCCTCTTGCCCTCCCACTGCGGGGTTAGCGCTTCCCACCCGTGGAGAACCTGCGCCCCGGCCCTTTGAGCTCGGGACAACAAAAGCGCGTCAAACTCGTCCCGGCGAACCTGGTAGGCGTGGGGAATGGCCGGGGGCAAAGCTTCGGCAAAACGGTACTCCACCACCTTGCTGCCGTCGGCGGTGGCAAAGAAGGCCCCGGGTTTCACCCGGGTGTGGGGGAGGGCTTTGACCTCCTCATGCACCCCCAGGCGGTCAAAGAGCGGCAGAGAGTGGGGGAGCAGCGATTCCCCCACGTGAAAGCGAGGGAAGCTCTCGCGCTCCAGCACCGTTACCGTGAAGCCGCTTTCGCAAAGCAGCGTGGCGGCGGTACTGCCGGCGGGTCCCCCGCCAAGAATCAGCACATCGCAGGTGTGCTCGCTCATTGGGAAGGCCAGTATAAGCCTTGGCGCTAGCGGTGGGCGTAAGCCGGGGCCGGGGCTTTGTTTTCGTGTTCACCCACCACCAGGAACTGGTGAAAGCTTTTATAGCACTCCGGGCACACCATGCGTCCGTCCAAAAGGTCGCCGTTCACCACCTCGCCCTCCACAAACACCCCGGTGACCTCGTTCAAGCACCAGTGGCAAACGGCTTGCCGATCCTTTTCCCATCTCCAAACCGGTCCGCTCATGGTTTCCTCCGGCCACAAAGGCCCACAAAAGCTTAGCAAAAGGCTACAATCCCTGAGCGAGGAACTGCCGATGAGCTGGTCGTTGCTGGTTGTGGCTTTGCTGGCTTTGCTTGCTGCCCTGGCGGGTGCCTTGGTTCCCCGTTCGCTTCTGGGGCGGTTGCGGGTTTGGCTGGGTCTCACCGCTGTTGCCGGCCTGGGTGCGTACGCAGCTGAAAGCCTGGCCCCGGGAAGCGCCTGGGAGCGGTGGACGGCAGGGGTGGTGCTGGCGTTTCTAGCGGTTACCGCCACCCGCACGGCGCTCATCGTGCTTTTCGACTACTTCCTCGCCAAGCGGCTGGGGTTTGTGGTGCCGCGATTGACCCGCGATGTGGTGGCCGGTGCCGTGTACTTCCTGGTGCTGGTTTTTAGCGTGCAGATGATCACGGGAATGGAGCTGAAGGCGTTTTTGGCCACCTCGGCGGTGCTGACCCTGGTGCTGGGCCTGGCGCTCCAGGAAACCCTGGGCATGCTTTTTGCGGGCATGACCCTCCTGGGGGACCGGCGCCTTGCCCCCGGCACCTGGGTGGAAATGGAGGGGCTCCTGGGGGAGGTGGAAGAGCTGGGGTGGCGGGTGCTGGTGCTGCGCACCCGCCTGGGGCAGAGGGTACTGGTCCCCAACACCAACGTTACCCGCTCCCCTTTGAGGGTTTGGTCGCCAAACCAGCTGGGGGCGGTGGTGGTTCGTCTGGGCACGGCTTACGGGGCCAGCCCCGAAAGGGTGCGGGAGCTGCTGGCCGGCGTGGCCTCCACCATTCCCGAGGTGCTGTCGCAGCCGAAACCGCAGTTTTTGCTTTCAGCCTTTGGCGATTCCGCCTTGGAATGGGAGTGCCGCCTGTGGACCCGGGAGCCCTGGCGGCAAGCGGACATTGCCGATGCGTTTCTTTCCCGGGCGTGGTACGCGCTGCGACGGGAGGGGATCGAGATCCCTTACCCGCAACGGGTGCTGCACCACGCGGAAAAAGCACCCTTACCTCCGGCGGAAGCTCTTATTACCGAAGCCCTGCGGCAATGCCCCACCTTTGCCACCTTGCCTGCCGGTGCCCGGGAAGCCCTGGTCCGCAACTCCCGCCTGGTGGTGTACGGGGATGGGGAAGCGGTGGTGCGGGAAGGGGAGGCTTCCCGGGCGCTTTACGTGCTGGCCCGGGGGAGAGCAAAGGTGGTGCGCGGGGGGCGCGAGGTGGCGGTGCTGGAGGCGGGCGAGCTCTTTGGCGAAATTGCCTTTCTCACCGGTGAGCCCCGGGCCGCCTCGGTGCTGGCGGTGGGGGAGCTCTCGGTGGTGGAGATGGACGCCACCACGCTAACCCAGGCGCTGTCCGAAGAGCCCAGCCTTGCCGAAGAGCTCGCCCAGCGTATGGCGGAGCGAAGCGCTGAGCTGCGGCGCCTGGCGGAGCTGGCCGAAGCACAAAGCACCTCGGAGCTCAAAGGCACGCTTTTGGCCCGCCTCAAGCGGCTGATGGGTGTGGGGACGAACTAACGACCTGAAGCCAGCAAGAGACCTTTACGCACAGGCGGTGTTTCAGTGGTTTGTTGGAGCGCCACCCGGCTTGCAGAAAGCGGCTCAAATGCTTTCAGGCTAGAAGGGGACGTCGTCTTCCACTTCCGGCGGCAACTCCGGCGCTTCTTCAGCGCCCCCTTCGGCAGCGCCCTCCCGGCGACCCAAAAGCTGAATGGTTTGGGCGCGAATTTCCGTAAAGTAGCGGCGGTTGCCCTTGTCGTCATCGTAGGTGCGGGTGCGCAGCGAGCCTTCCACGTAGACCTGCCGGCCTTTGGTCACGTACTGCTGGCAAAACTCCGCAAGCTTGCCCCAGGCCACCACGGTGTGCCACTCGGTGTGCTCCTGACGGTTCCCGTCCTTGTCCCGCCAGCGTTCGTTGGTGGCCACCGAAAACCGAGCTACGGCCACTCCCGAAGGGGTATGGCGCAGCTCCACTTCTCGACCGACGTTCCCCACGATGATGACCTTGTTCACGCTCATCGTCTCCTCCCGGCGCGGACGGCCCCTTCACCTTAGCAAACACCTCCCTCCATCGCAAGCAGCCGGCCAACCCGGCATAAACGGACATTGGTCTACCGTACCCAGACGCCACCTGTTGCCGGGTCCTTTCGACGAACTAAGCGCTGACAGAGTTTGCGGCAACTATTGCTACAGGTCATTTTCTTTGAGAATCCCGCTTTTTGTGGGCAGGTCCGCGCACCGTTGTCGGGTTATATCCACCGCTTGGTGAATTTGCAGTAGTTGTACTCATCGATCGTTTTGAGCGGATTTCTCCCAAGCGCCTGTTCGCCACCAAGGCTTTCAACCTGAGCCTTCACGATTTCCATGAAACGACAGTACCTGTCAGCGTTTCTCCCTGTCTCTTTTAACGTTAAGCCGTATCCCTGCGCAATAGCGCGATCCCAAAGGGGGAAGAACCTCGGCGCTAGGAGGTGGAGGGACTTTGCCGCACCTACTGGCCCAAGTACCTCCTCGAACGCTCTGAAGACGCGCGATACATCGGGTCTATCGTCGGGGCTGAAGGTTTCTATGGAGCGTTTTCGGAACGCTAGCAGAACCGCGTAATTATCAGCGATCAGCTGCTCTATTTCGGAAAAGTGCTGGCCATCGAACTTTTTGTATTGGTAAAACATTTTGTTCCACGTCTGCAGGAGAACCGCCAAGGCTTCGGCAACGCTCAACGATACCTTGCCCTCCAAGGCTAGCGTTACAAGCTCCGTTGCGGCCCGGTAGAAGAGATCGCGCGGCTCGTGGATCTCGAACGCTTGCCTTCCAGCTTGGATTTTCTCGACGCTCAGTGTTGGTCTACCGTTTTTCTTGGCCATAGAGAGCCTACCTTTTTTCAAGCCGACCTCGGGTCAGAAGCGCCCAAGTAACACCGGCTCTGGTTGGGCTGTTCACACGGTTCCCGATGATTAGGCCCGGAAAATCGAGGTACTGAGCGGAAGTTCGTTGCTCTGGGGCGGTTTCTTGCTTTTGTACCGCGAGTAGTGCCATTAACGCCGCCACCGTGAACGTCCCGAAAAACGTAAGAAAATCC
Encoded here:
- a CDS encoding S41 family peptidase — its product is MKHRTVFLATSLTVVLGLGTVAALSGKLTEGRYKAIGLFSQVVSLVRSSYVEEVPLEKLEEGALNGLVSSADPQGTWVPEAYAQEFRAYQHRPLPPFGLVLAIRSSYPVVLEVLPGSAAAEAGLRPGELIERIGDQPVRARPPWRAFTALERAERQGEAVAVDVIAHDLSGKRPVRLQPGKPGDPSPQVTLREGVAVVRLPVVTQFQVARLAGLLPSPDTPVVLDLRGTALGDPEGVVEAASLLLGGEVQLPLAARGGSTKPVSASKPPTGRKVVVCVDHTTARAGEWLAFALSQRGVATVGMETFGDTGLRVPTRVADGELWVARHFLLNQEQKPILGRGLKPTTPVRPSLEGDAILEKALELARGEEKAKAA
- a CDS encoding divergent polysaccharide deacetylase family protein, whose protein sequence is MRQGDDASRLEHAVRQVLARVGAEAATLSWETGQDALPTLAVQISPEGKFSLQRLTLELEAAFHNLGGELKALPVLEAGGYGRAAFQGLLGRARLRLVVLREAAPPPPAKPKPKGDKPGKLAVILDDAGYSEAAVASLATLPPQVAVAVLPNAPASAAVAEALRAQGRELLLHMPMEPEGNGANPGDDALVVGLEPGEVRARLERALAVVGPVAGVNNHMGSRATSDAELMRHFMKALAGRGLYFLDSRTTPASVAASLAREAGIRTLRRDVFLDVVEDEGAVRSALATAASLARSKGQAVAIGHVHPLTLRVLHEELSRLSGVTLVRPSALAH
- a CDS encoding OsmC family protein, translating into MAEQTKATLRWQEGLRFEAESGSGRKIVLDSPSRPNQAGPAPMEVMLMGIAGCTAMDVVAILEKMRQHLARLEVEIVGTRAESHPKYFTGISIVYHLWGEGLTPEKVQRAVELSHQTYCSALASLRPDCKVESRIEIHSS
- a CDS encoding ABC transporter ATP-binding protein codes for the protein MLQASFAASVRLRELLATKPELADPPHPVSPPRQGSLEFRHVTFAYDPHDPPALREVSFAVQAGERVAVVGHTGAGKSTLVNLLLRFYDPQAGEVLVDGVDVRHWRRSELRSRFAVVLQDVDCFAGTIRDNVSLGRPGISDQRILWALEQVQARELLERLPLGLDTVLGERGTGLSVGERQLVAFARALVGDPEFVILDEATASVDPLTEARIQKALERLLAGRTAMVIAHRLATTQLCPRVLVFHRGRLVEEGSHSQLLARRGVFFSLFSRQELAS
- a CDS encoding ABC transporter ATP-binding protein, producing the protein MSESLPGPEAHERGSALRWLLRWAYPYRYRMLTSTLLVTVGALLQVVGPLLTAAAVDLYVKPEPSATARRVAAVLSWLGLPQSGSAGFVSLALLYFLALGLGSALLVVQARSMLTTGQLVMRDLRDRLFAHLQTLDLSYFHRTPAGRIITRLTSDVDAVNELFTSGLVDILADTLLLLGIVVVLFSLSPRLALVSFAVLPLLVLLAIWFRRHARAVYLEVRTKLAAVNTHIQEHLAGIAVVQVLRAQGESARRFTRLDAEHRDANIRGIFYYAVFYPTVELLTALGIGGIIYFGAGWSQKGLVSFGVLVAFLCNTCSAFTAPSVTLPKTTTCCKLPSPLPCASASFWPQSLNLPIRLTR
- a CDS encoding NAD(P)/FAD-dependent oxidoreductase gives rise to the protein MSEHTCDVLILGGGPAGSTAATLLCESGFTVTVLERESFPRFHVGESLLPHSLPLFDRLGVHEEVKALPHTRVKPGAFFATADGSKVVEYRFAEALPPAIPHAYQVRRDEFDALLLSRAQRAGAQVLHGWEALTPQWEGKRLTGMWVRDPEGQQHLFRFRAFLDASGQKAFLATRMGWRFPYPKHKKVAAVSHFRGVWLPPGESSGNITIVLTKAGWFWFIPFADDTVSVGAVLDVAFWQAQGKAPQEVFQRAVEETPEAARRLANASPILPFSAIQNFSYRVTKLAGDGFCLIGDAAGFLDPIFSTGVFIATTTAASAAEDVTEALHRHGRIDAADLAPTVSLTRSLQKTFFSFIRSYYDQDFLPFFFNPRPVLQIPAAIVSLLAADVLRPGRRLVAARFRLLQLLAAGQKLGRLLGKPLVPPLDATPADAGP
- a CDS encoding mechanosensitive ion channel family protein, translated to MSWSLLVVALLALLAALAGALVPRSLLGRLRVWLGLTAVAGLGAYAAESLAPGSAWERWTAGVVLAFLAVTATRTALIVLFDYFLAKRLGFVVPRLTRDVVAGAVYFLVLVFSVQMITGMELKAFLATSAVLTLVLGLALQETLGMLFAGMTLLGDRRLAPGTWVEMEGLLGEVEELGWRVLVLRTRLGQRVLVPNTNVTRSPLRVWSPNQLGAVVVRLGTAYGASPERVRELLAGVASTIPEVLSQPKPQFLLSAFGDSALEWECRLWTREPWRQADIADAFLSRAWYALRREGIEIPYPQRVLHHAEKAPLPPAEALITEALRQCPTFATLPAGAREALVRNSRLVVYGDGEAVVREGEASRALYVLARGRAKVVRGGREVAVLEAGELFGEIAFLTGEPRAASVLAVGELSVVEMDATTLTQALSEEPSLAEELAQRMAERSAELRRLAELAEAQSTSELKGTLLARLKRLMGVGTN
- a CDS encoding single-stranded DNA-binding protein, with the protein product MSVNKVIIVGNVGREVELRHTPSGVAVARFSVATNERWRDKDGNRQEHTEWHTVVAWGKLAEFCQQYVTKGRQVYVEGSLRTRTYDDDKGNRRYFTEIRAQTIQLLGRREGAAEGGAEEAPELPPEVEDDVPF